The Thermoanaerobacterium thermosaccharolyticum DSM 571 region TAAAGCTCTTTAAATTTCTTATGGGCTCTTGCTACTGTTGTTCCAACAGATGATTTTTTTATTCCAAGTGATATAGAAATTTCTTCATAATTGTAACCTGAGTGTTTCAGCACGAGACAAAGCATATCGCGTCTATCCATTTTAGACAAGACTTTTCTAACTTTGTCTATCTCTATTTTTTCAATTGCTATGTCCTCAGGTGATATCAAATCGTCATTAAACTGAGATACTTTTAATTCCCTTGACTTAAGGTTCTTTTCTGAGCGGATGAAGTTTAGTGCTTGATTAATAGCCACTTTCGACAACCAGCCTCCTATATTTTCATCGCTGTGGGGAGGGTTTTTAATTAACTTGATAAAAACTTCCTGTGCAATGTCTTGTGCATTGTCATCATCATTTATGATAAGAGCTATTTGTCGATAGATCTTAGAGTAGTATTTTTCAAAGATATCTTTGAATGAATCAAGTATTTTGAACACCTCCCACATGAGACTTACACTATATAAACACATCAGAGGTTAATTTTGTGACATAAAAAATTAGTACTTTTGGGCAGTTGACAAATTTATGTAATAGTCTATTATAGTTATTAAGAGAATTACCGGTAAGCTCTCGGGCATCAAAAGTAAAGTCAAACAATGCATTAAAGATTTAAGAAAACCTTCAAAATACAATTATTATAATACTTGCAATTTGATTTTCAAAATGTTTTTTTGCGCAATAAGTATAAAGCTTTATAGTCTAAATGCGCATAAGCAATGACGCAAGTATTCCAGACACAGCCGTTGTACAGTATATACAGATCGACAGTACTGGTGTTGGAAGTTGGTCAGGACAGCATAAGTACATTTATTCACCACAGACACGAGTTCGATATGAAACTTATCCAGGATTGGATTATGTTCTAAATATTCCCGAAAATACTTTATCTGTAAAACAACAATGGGGTATTTCAACTGGAATAGAACATCTTTTTACTCCAACCGCAAAATGGACTCCGAATATTTATTTCGCGTATAAATATATTATTCAATAACGGTGTAGGTATTTACGCTAATGTGCCGATATATAAAATGCGGTGTAAATCGCACTAAAAATATAAAAAATCAAATAAAAACAAAAATATATTTGTGTAAGATGAGGATATATTGTTTAAATAATATGGTTTATTCCTTTAAAAAATATGGAGGTGAACGTTTTGAGGGTAGAAGCTTATAATACGTATGCGTCAATAATTTATCAAGGCAATAAAGTTAACAAAAGAATGCCTAACTTTACGCCACAAGACAATTTATATGCAGAGAGCCTAAACGACGAATCTAAACAGCTTAAAAATGTATATTACGATGTGAGTGAATTTAATCCTTTGAATTTTTTAGGTACAGCATATATAAGTTCAAAAGCTATTGAATCAGTACAAGTTCAAGAAAATTCTATTAACTTAACACCCGGAACCACAGTAAGCCTTGGTGAATATTCTGGGCAGGATGTTGTACTGCATGTTGGTGATAGTTCTATTAGCATGTTTTGGGGTTCAAATCCGATAGGCACTGATTATAGCAAAAGAATCACGGATTATATAAATCAGATGATAAATTATGCTGTTGATAAATACGGATTCCCTGACATGTCAAAATTAACGAAAGAACAAGTCGCTCAACTTTGGAAAGTTGAAAAGAATCAACAAAATGTTATATATAAATTAGGGGGACCAGAAGAATATGATTATTTAACCAAAATAGGCGGTGCAGTAGACTGCTTAATACGTGTAGCGAATGGCCAAATGCCAATAGCTTCGTTAAGTCATGACGTGTATGAAAAAATCAAAACAGGTTTGGATAAAATGGGGATAGATACTTCAAGACCATTTTATGTTAATGGACAGAAATTTGTATTTTCAGATGACGGAGTTTTGAGATATGCTTAACATATACTTTGTAGGAAAAGCCTGACGGATGCCGTTGGGCTTTTTTTATCACTACAAACACTATCCCCTACCCAAACATATAATGTATTGTACTTCTATTTGTAATATGTTCTTTTTAAATTTGCCTATATTATATCATTAATTGTTTAAACTATGAAGCGGTGCAGGGATTCTTCCGCCTCTTTCTATGAAATCTTTTGGCGAGAAGCTGTTTACTTTCATAACAGGCGCATGGCCTAAAAGTCCGCCAAATTCTACGTAGTCACCTTCTTTTTTGCCGGGAGCTGGAATGATTCTTACAGCAGTCGTCTTTTTGTTTATCATTCCTATTGCCATTTCGTCGGCTATTATGGCTGATATGGTCTCGTAAGGAGTATCACCAGGAATTGCTATCATGTCAAGGCCTACAGAGCATACGCACGTCATGGCTTCAAGTTTTTCTAGTGATAAGGCACCTGCTTCAACAGCTTCTATCATTCCGGCATCTTCGCTTACAGGTATGAATGCACCGCTTAAACCTCCAACGTATGATGATGCCATGACACCGCCTTTTTTTACAGCGTCGTTTAAAAGGGCTAGTGCCGCTGTAGTTCCATGTGAACCGCATTTTGAAAGTCCCATAGATTCTAATATGTTTGCTATACTATCACCTATTTCAGGTGTCGGTGCTAGAGACAAATCAAGTATACCAAATGATGTGCCTAATTTTTTTGCTGCAAGGCGTCCTATCAATTCACCGGCTCGAGTAATCTTAAATGACGTCTTTTTTATAGTCTCAGATATTTGGCCAAAATCGGCATCTTTCGGAAGCTTTGAAAGTGCTGCTAATACTACACCTGGTCCGCTTACACCTACGTTTATGACACATTCACCTTCGCCGACGCCATGAAAAGCGCCTGCCATGAATGGGTTATCTTCTGGTGCGTTGCAAAACACTACAAGTTTTGCAGCACCTATACCGTCATTTTCTTTTGTAAGCTCTGCTGTATCCTTTATTATTTTCCCCATCAAAGCTACTGCATCCATGTTTATGCCTGCTTTAGTCGTTGCTACATTTACAGATGAGCAAACTCTTTCTGTCTCACTAAGTACCTGCGGAATTGAATTTATAAGGTTTAGGTCGCCATCTGTAAATCCTTTATGTACTAAAGCTGAGTATCCGCCGATAAAGTTTACTCCCACGTTCTTTGCTGCTTTATCAAGAGATGATGCTATCAATATAAAGTCTTCTTTCTTAATATTATCCGCCACGATGGCGATAGGCGTTACAGATATACGCTTATTGACAATCGGTATTCCGAATTCAGATTCTAATTCCTCTGCTACTTTTACTAGATTTTCAGCCTTTTTCGTAATTTTATCATAAATCTTTTTAGATATTACATTTGCATTTTCACCTGAACAATCTCTGAGATTGATTCCCATGGTTATGGTCCTGATGTCAAGTTTTTCCGATTGAACCATTCTAATAGTTTCTTCTATTTCTTCAAAAGCAAACCCCATTTTTAATCATTCCTTTCAGCTAAAACAATTAAGTTTATAATCTGTGCATAGCTCTAAATATGTCTTCTTTCTGAATGTCGATTTTAACTCCCAGTCTTTCGCCTAAATTTTTAAGATCTTCTTTTAAGTTGTTAAAGCCATTTATAGAATTTTTAATATCAACTATCATGATCATTGTAAAAATATCTTTTAAAATAGTTTGGCTGATGTCTAAGATATTGATGTTGCTTTCTGCTAATAATTTGGATACATTATAAATTATTCCTACTCTGTCTACGCCGATAACGGATATTATGGCTTTTTGTTCATCCATAAAAAACACTCCCTCCACGTTTGTACATAGTATACTATATGATAAAATTGCATGCAATACATAGATGATAATAAAATCTCAAAGGAAATTAGGTGGGTAATGGAGCACTTACCCACCTTTGATTAGTTCTGGATTATGTTTGTAGCACCACACTGCTCCATTGCTTCTCTTATTTTTGATAATTCTTTCTTAGGTGCTTCAACTGTTATTAATATTCCTGAATCAACATCATCGAGGTAAAAATCAGTATAGGGTCTTCTTTCGCCGAAACCTTCTCTTTCAGACTTTATATCAACAACGTTGTCAACCATAAAGTCCATATCTTGTACAGATTTTTTCATATCTGTTATTATCATATCATTTCTGTCAAAGCCCATTTTTTTCAATGTATCAACTAATGCTCCTGCCATATCTTGTGTAGGTAAAACTGCGGTTATTTTCATAAAAACACCTCCAAATTCTAATATTCCACATAATCAATTTATTATAAAGAGATTAGTTAAATATGTTAAAAGAGTTTTTATATTTACTTTGATAATCTTATGTGGTATACTATTTTTAAAGTACCACCCCCTATATAGGGGATATGTAAAGCTGTTATAAAGGGCGGTGAAATAGTGGACGCAAAGGAAAACATCATAAATAGATATGAAAAATTAGCGGAGGAAGAAGATAATTTAAGCTGTGGTGGCAAGAATATCGTGCTGGCCGAATTAAAAGAAGGTGAGAATGTCCTTGATCTAGGGTGCGGAAGAGGCAATGATATTCTCAATGCTGCAAAGACTATAGGCGAAAAAGGCATTGCCGTGGGACTAGATCTTACTAAGAGAATGATTGAAAAAGCGGAAAAAAACAGAGAAAAGTTGAACATAAAAAATGTTGAATTTATTGTAGGCGACGTAGAAAATATACCGCTTCAAGACGGAAAATTTGACGTTGTCATAAGCGATTGTGTTATAAATCATGCAAAAGACAAGGAGAAGGTTTATAGGGAAATATACAGGGTGTTAAAAGACGGTGGAAGGTTTGTTGTTTCTGATGTAGTGTCGATTGACAGACTTCCTGAGGAAATCGTAAATGACCCTGATGCGTGGGCAGACTGTTTCGGCGGTGCGATACTGGAGGAAGATTATATTAAAGCTATAAAGAATGCCGGTTTTAAAGATGTCCAATATCTGAAAAGGCGAGAATACAAGAAAAATGGATATCTTGTTGCTAGCATAACTATTAAGGGATTTAAGAGATGACAATCCATTAAAAGGAGGTGATTTAGGTGAAAGCTGTAACAAATAAGAATGCTAATTGCTGCACAACACAGAATAGCAGTGTTGCACAATGCTGCTCAAAGTCATCAAAGCTGGTTGTAGGCTGCCATGACTAAAAAAAATGCGGTAGTTTACCTACCGCATAAATTAAGGAGTGATTTTATTGTACTTTAGTAAGTATAACATGATTCTACCTTTTAGTGAAGAGAAAAATAGTTATATTATTTTAAATTTGCTATCAGGCAGTTCTGATATCGCTTCAGAAGATGAAATCAATAAATTGTATGATATAAAGTCAGGCGGAGATATTGATGACATTGACTTTTTAGACTACGTGATTGACAGAGGATATGTATATGAAGATAAAGAGTATGAGGATTTAAGGTTAAACGAAGCATATGAAGAATTTAAGGAAATAATGGAAGAGTCACCAACACAGATATTGCTGGTACCCACATATGGATGTAATTTTTCTTGTATCTATTGTTATGAAAGAGGTATACCAACAAAGAAAGATTTAATAACGAGAGAGGCTGTAGATGCCTTTTTTGATGATATAAATGAAAGGTTAAAAGGTGAGAAAGTAAAGCCGTACATCACTCTTTTTGGCGGTGAACCATTTATAGATACAGACGTTCAAAAGGAGATAATAGATTATATTGTAGAAAAAAGCAAAGAGTACGGCTATGAGATAGCTGCAGTTACAAATGGATACAACTTATTGGAATATATAGATATTCTTAAGAAAGCGAATGTAAAAGAAATACAGGTAACTCTTGATGGACCGAAAGATGTTCATAACAAAAGAAGAAGATTATTAGGTGGAGGAGACAGTTTCGAAAAAATTTTAAGGGGGATTGACAGCCTTATTGAAAATGGCATGCCTGTAAACTTAAGGGTTGTTGTCGACAAAGATAATTACGCTTATTTGCCAGAATTGGCAGAAATTCTTGACAATAAGGGATACCTTGATTTAGATGGTGATAAATTTAAGACACAGATAGGCAGAAATTATGAACTGTTTGAATGTTCCTTAAACCACCAAAGCCTTATGACGCAAGTAGAACAGTGGGCAACATTTGTAGAGTTGTCTAAGAAATATCCCATACTCAAAAAATTTCATAAGCCTGATTTTAAAGGCATGAGAAATGTTCTTGTTTCAGGTACTATGTATTCACCTACATTTGATACATGTCCAGCAGGTAAAAAGGAATGGCTTTATGACTTGTATGGCGATATATATGGTTGTACTGCAAGCTGCGGTAGAAAAGATTATCGATTAGGCACTTTTTATCCTGAGAGAAAGATTTTTAAAGATAAACTTGCACCGTGGCAAAAGAGAAATGTTTTAAATATTCCTAAGTGTAAGGAGTGCCCAGTAAGCTTAGTTTGCGGCGGCGGATGCGGCGTTGTAGCTAATGAGAGAAACGGCAGTGTATTATCTCCTGATTGTAGAGATATAAAAAAATTATATGAATTAGGTGTCGAATATTACAAAAATGATGCTTTGATTCAAGAGTAAAAAATTTTAACAAAAGGCTTGAAAGAAGTCTCCCATCCTCTATAGGTGGGAGATGAATTTCTATTGTATGTTCTAGAATAATATGTCATAATAGGTGTTGGAAATTTTATCATAGAAAGCCAAGGTGAGAAAAGATGATGATATGTCAGCATTTTCTCATAGAACCAACAAAAGAACAAGAAGAAAAACTCTTTTATACATTATATCTTTGCCGCAAATTATATAATTACACACTAGACCAAAGAATAAAACATTATAAAGAATATGGCAAAGGACTTACATACGAAGAACAGCAAAATATGCTTCCAAAATACAAAAAAGAGCATCCAGAATATAAAGCAGTACAATCGCAGATATTGCAGGATGTATTGAGAAGATTAGATAGAGCATATAAAAACTTCTTTGACAAAAGAGCAAAATATCCTAAATTCAAAGATAAATATCACTATACATCGATAACACTTCCACAATCCGAAGCAAAAAGAAACTTTGGCAAAGAAGGATATGTATATATAAAAAATATAGGACATATAAAAATAAAAGCACACAGAAATTTTGATCCGACAAAAGTCAAAACAATAAACATAAAATACCATGCAGGAAAGTGGTATATTAACCTGTCAATTGAAGTAGAAGAAGAAAAAGAAAAAACAGTCATAAGAGAAAAAGCAATAGGAATAGACAAAGGAATAAACTCAATAGCTGCAACATCAGATGGAGAATTATACTCAAATCCTAGATGGCTACAAAAATCAGAGAAGAAACTAAAAAAAGCACAGAGACAATTATCAAGAAAAAAGAAAGGAAGCAAAAACAGAGAAAAGCAAAAGAAAAGATTAGCGAAGCTTCATGAAAAAGTAGCAAATCAGAGAAGAGACTATCTCCACAAAATAAGCTATAACATAGTAAAACATAATGACATTATATGCGTTGAAGATTTGCAAGTAAAAAATATGATGAAAAATCATAAACTTGCAAAATCAATAGCAAATGCAGGATGGGGAATGTTAGACAAATATCTACAGTATAAAGCGGAGAGAGAAGGAAAAATATTCATAAAAGTAAATCCAGCATATACATCGCAAAGATGCTCAGGATGTGGAAGAATAGTAGAAAAAGACTTATCAGTAAGAGTACACAAATGTGAGTGTGGATTAGAGATAGACAGAGATGTAAATGCAGCGATAAATGTGTTGTATGAAGGATTAAGACAATTAGGCATAACAGCCTAAGAGTAATATTTTTGTAGGGAAGGTTCCTCCCGAAGTTACGCCTATGGAGATTGTGTAAGACCTGCTGTGAATAACAGCAGGCAATGGTCTATGAAGTAGGAAGCTCCATCCTCTATAGGATGGAGTAGGTTCACTAACAGAGCTTAATGAATCTGGCAAAGAAAGAGTTGCTGAAATGCACAGTCAAAGAGGAAGCCATCATGAATCAAATATAGATATTTATGATGTAGTAAGTTACCTAAATACTGCATATAATATTAAAGGAGAAGTGTATAATGCGGAATATATAGACATATTTTACGGCAAAAAATAATCGGCAAAAATTGTTTGTTGACAAATCTACAAAATATGATAAAATATGATTTGTCTTAGGCCCCGTGGTCAAGTGGTTAAGACATCGCCCTTTCACGGCGGTAACATGGGTTCGAATCCCGTCGGGGTCACCAAATATGAATATTATAAATTTTAAAAGCTACAATGTTTGTAGCTTTTTTTATTTTATTTAAATAAATTGTCGTTAAAAAATTTGTACAGCCACCATTAATTTACAAATTTTACCTGTAATTAGATGGTATAATCATTAAAAAAATAACGGTGGTGGTAAAAATGCAAAGCACTGAGATACTTCCTTATTCGAGAATTGGCAGGAAGGAAAACAATGAGAAAATTCAAAAAGACAACATAAAGTTTGCAATCAATTCTATAATATTTGCATTAATAGGGTTCGTAATCGGCAGAGCGCAGATTATGGATAACCTGCTGCCATTTGGAGTGGCCTATTTTGCGGCATTGATAATGTTCAGAAGGAAGTACTTCATATCAGGAATTGGGATTTACCTTGGCACATTGACACTTTCGGGCGTAAATAGTACAAAATATCTCTTTGTATTTATTCTAATACTGCTTTTTGAGTCTTTATTTAAAGTAAAAAGTAAAAATATCTTTAAAGTGTCTTTAATAACATTTTTGTGCTTGCTTACAGTAGATATTATTTACAGCAAAGCCTATGGATTTCTTCTATTTGACATAATGACCGCTATCTACGAATCTATAATAGCTATGCTTATGATATTTATATTTAATCAAGCAATATCACTTTTAAGTAGCTCAAATAGAAAAGTCATTTCAAATGAAGAGCTAATCTCGTTATGTATACTACTAGGCATTTTAATTTTAGGACTTAACAATATAAAAGTATGGAGATTTACATTAAATAGCACGGTTGGAATACTAATTATATTGATGAGCTCGTACATTGGAGGGGTTGGAACAGGAGCAAGCGTCGGAACTACAATAGGCCTCATTGGCAGCCTTTCACTTATTAATACTCCTACATCTGTTGGATTATATGGATTTGCTGGTCTTTTGTCTGGAAGTATGAAAAAGCTAAGCAGGATTGGTATTGTGCTGGGCTTTTTAGTGGCTGCTGCTATAATGACATTTTATGTTAATGCGTATTCAAATATGCTGATAAATCCGTATGATTTGGCACTATCATCGGCGTTATTTCTGGCTGTACCAAAAAATCATTTGGACAAGCTCTTGTTTATTGTAAAAGGCAATAAAGATTTAAGCCAGCGCAATTACAATGTAAAGTTGAAAGAAGTCGTAACAGACAAATTGAAAGAGTACTCTGAAGTTTTTGATGAGCTTGGAAAGAGCTTTAAGAAAGCTAATGAAAAGATTCTCGACCATAAAGATATATCGTACCTTTTTGAAGAGATAGCAAATAAGACTTGTACGGATTGTGCAATGTATAAAACGTGTTGGGACAAAGATTTTTATTTTACATACAAGAGCATGTTTGACTTGGTGGAAAATTTAGAAGGAGTTGGCAACATTGAAAACAATAAACTTTACAAAAGGTGTATAAGGTTCCCTGAACTTCTTAATTGCACTAAACACAACTTGCAGCTTTATAAGATCAACATGCAATGGAGGGAAAGGCTTAAAGATGCTAAGAACATCGTTTCAAATCAGTTAAAAGGCATTTCTGCCGTCATATCCAACATGGCGGATGACATAAGCATGAATATAACGTTTAAGGATGAGCTTGAACAATATCTTATGGTAGAACTAGATAAAAGGGGCATTTCAGTCGATGATGTCATTGTATATGATTCTGGTGATGGAAATGTCGTCATAAAGATATATAAAAAGGCATGCTATGCTGCAAAAGAGTGCGAGAGAAAGGTTATTCCGGCTGTTTCTGAGATAATGGGTGAAAAATACGAGAGGAAAAACACGCTGTGTTCAATAAATAATAAAGGCAGATGTGGACTTACACTTACTAAAGCGGAAAGCTATCAGGTGTCAACAGGGATTAGCAAGGTCAGCAAAAGTGCAAATAAGATTTCAGGTGATACATACTCATTTATGGAATTAGAAGGCGGGAAATACATGGCGGCATTAAGCGATGGAATGGGTTTTGGATACAGAGCGGCATCTGAAAGCAGTACGACAATATCACTTCTAGAAAGATTTATTGAAGCAGGTTTTGATAAAGGTCTTGTTGTTCAAACACTTAATTCCATACTTGCTTTGCGATCTGCAGAAGAAATGTTTTCCACAGTTGACATCTCATTTATTGATTTGTTTACAGGCGATGCAGAGTTTATAAAAATTGGAGCATCAGCTACTTTCATAAAGAGTGGAAGGGATATAGATGTGATAGAGTCAAGCTCACTACCAATTGGAATTCTAGAAGATGTTGACGCGGATATTCATGACAGAAAGTTAAAAGACGGCGATTTTGTGATTCTGGCTACAGATGGTGTGCTTGACTGTTTTGGTGATGACAAGGAAAACAATATGTCGAGGTTTTTGAAAGATTTGGACATGAGAAATCCTCAAGATATGGCAGAGGTTATAATGAAGAAATGTTTAGATCTGTGTGGAAATGCGCCGAAAGATGATATGACGGTGTTAGTTATCAAAATTTGGAAGAGGCATGTTTAGCACTGAATAATCCTTCCATAAGATGGCAACAATAATAAAAAATCTTATGGA contains the following coding sequences:
- the spoIIE gene encoding stage II sporulation protein E — its product is MQSTEILPYSRIGRKENNEKIQKDNIKFAINSIIFALIGFVIGRAQIMDNLLPFGVAYFAALIMFRRKYFISGIGIYLGTLTLSGVNSTKYLFVFILILLFESLFKVKSKNIFKVSLITFLCLLTVDIIYSKAYGFLLFDIMTAIYESIIAMLMIFIFNQAISLLSSSNRKVISNEELISLCILLGILILGLNNIKVWRFTLNSTVGILIILMSSYIGGVGTGASVGTTIGLIGSLSLINTPTSVGLYGFAGLLSGSMKKLSRIGIVLGFLVAAAIMTFYVNAYSNMLINPYDLALSSALFLAVPKNHLDKLLFIVKGNKDLSQRNYNVKLKEVVTDKLKEYSEVFDELGKSFKKANEKILDHKDISYLFEEIANKTCTDCAMYKTCWDKDFYFTYKSMFDLVENLEGVGNIENNKLYKRCIRFPELLNCTKHNLQLYKINMQWRERLKDAKNIVSNQLKGISAVISNMADDISMNITFKDELEQYLMVELDKRGISVDDVIVYDSGDGNVVIKIYKKACYAAKECERKVIPAVSEIMGEKYERKNTLCSINNKGRCGLTLTKAESYQVSTGISKVSKSANKISGDTYSFMELEGGKYMAALSDGMGFGYRAASESSTTISLLERFIEAGFDKGLVVQTLNSILALRSAEEMFSTVDISFIDLFTGDAEFIKIGASATFIKSGRDIDVIESSSLPIGILEDVDADIHDRKLKDGDFVILATDGVLDCFGDDKENNMSRFLKDLDMRNPQDMAEVIMKKCLDLCGNAPKDDMTVLVIKIWKRHV
- a CDS encoding RNA polymerase sigma factor SigX; the encoded protein is MFKILDSFKDIFEKYYSKIYRQIALIINDDDNAQDIAQEVFIKLIKNPPHSDENIGGWLSKVAINQALNFIRSEKNLKSRELKVSQFNDDLISPEDIAIEKIEIDKVRKVLSKMDRRDMLCLVLKHSGYNYEEISISLGIKKSSVGTTVARAHKKFKELYEKEV
- a CDS encoding PFL family protein gives rise to the protein MGFAFEEIEETIRMVQSEKLDIRTITMGINLRDCSGENANVISKKIYDKITKKAENLVKVAEELESEFGIPIVNKRISVTPIAIVADNIKKEDFILIASSLDKAAKNVGVNFIGGYSALVHKGFTDGDLNLINSIPQVLSETERVCSSVNVATTKAGINMDAVALMGKIIKDTAELTKENDGIGAAKLVVFCNAPEDNPFMAGAFHGVGEGECVINVGVSGPGVVLAALSKLPKDADFGQISETIKKTSFKITRAGELIGRLAAKKLGTSFGILDLSLAPTPEIGDSIANILESMGLSKCGSHGTTAALALLNDAVKKGGVMASSYVGGLSGAFIPVSEDAGMIEAVEAGALSLEKLEAMTCVCSVGLDMIAIPGDTPYETISAIIADEMAIGMINKKTTAVRIIPAPGKKEGDYVEFGGLLGHAPVMKVNSFSPKDFIERGGRIPAPLHSLNN
- a CDS encoding radical SAM/SPASM domain-containing protein, producing the protein MILLYFSKYNMILPFSEEKNSYIILNLLSGSSDIASEDEINKLYDIKSGGDIDDIDFLDYVIDRGYVYEDKEYEDLRLNEAYEEFKEIMEESPTQILLVPTYGCNFSCIYCYERGIPTKKDLITREAVDAFFDDINERLKGEKVKPYITLFGGEPFIDTDVQKEIIDYIVEKSKEYGYEIAAVTNGYNLLEYIDILKKANVKEIQVTLDGPKDVHNKRRRLLGGGDSFEKILRGIDSLIENGMPVNLRVVVDKDNYAYLPELAEILDNKGYLDLDGDKFKTQIGRNYELFECSLNHQSLMTQVEQWATFVELSKKYPILKKFHKPDFKGMRNVLVSGTMYSPTFDTCPAGKKEWLYDLYGDIYGCTASCGRKDYRLGTFYPERKIFKDKLAPWQKRNVLNIPKCKECPVSLVCGGGCGVVANERNGSVLSPDCRDIKKLYELGVEYYKNDALIQE
- a CDS encoding RNA-guided endonuclease InsQ/TnpB family protein, whose amino-acid sequence is MMICQHFLIEPTKEQEEKLFYTLYLCRKLYNYTLDQRIKHYKEYGKGLTYEEQQNMLPKYKKEHPEYKAVQSQILQDVLRRLDRAYKNFFDKRAKYPKFKDKYHYTSITLPQSEAKRNFGKEGYVYIKNIGHIKIKAHRNFDPTKVKTINIKYHAGKWYINLSIEVEEEKEKTVIREKAIGIDKGINSIAATSDGELYSNPRWLQKSEKKLKKAQRQLSRKKKGSKNREKQKKRLAKLHEKVANQRRDYLHKISYNIVKHNDIICVEDLQVKNMMKNHKLAKSIANAGWGMLDKYLQYKAEREGKIFIKVNPAYTSQRCSGCGRIVEKDLSVRVHKCECGLEIDRDVNAAINVLYEGLRQLGITA
- a CDS encoding ACT domain-containing protein, which produces MDEQKAIISVIGVDRVGIIYNVSKLLAESNINILDISQTILKDIFTMIMIVDIKNSINGFNNLKEDLKNLGERLGVKIDIQKEDIFRAMHRL
- a CDS encoding methyltransferase domain-containing protein codes for the protein MDAKENIINRYEKLAEEEDNLSCGGKNIVLAELKEGENVLDLGCGRGNDILNAAKTIGEKGIAVGLDLTKRMIEKAEKNREKLNIKNVEFIVGDVENIPLQDGKFDVVISDCVINHAKDKEKVYREIYRVLKDGGRFVVSDVVSIDRLPEEIVNDPDAWADCFGGAILEEDYIKAIKNAGFKDVQYLKRREYKKNGYLVASITIKGFKR